In Sphingopyxis sp. FD7, a single window of DNA contains:
- a CDS encoding DUF808 domain-containing protein → MPSGLFALLDDVATIAKVAAASIDDIGAAASKAGVKAAGVVVDDAAVTPRYVTGFRPNRELPIIWRIAKGSMFNKLVLILPALLLLSAVAQWAITPLLMVGGAYLCFEGAEKLWHSLAAKKHSLAEDAAEVVDPNHEEAMVKGAIRTDFILSAEIMVIALNEVLGEAMPMRAATLVVVAIAITIAVYGVVGLIVKMDDIGLHMAKEGRHARRVIGRGLVAFMPRLLAALATIGTAAMLWVGGQIFLHGLDEYHIGNLGHGLHDFAHSVAGGLPGAGVWEWLINAGGAGVFGLILGGVIVAALHLVPRKEKAAH, encoded by the coding sequence ATGCCATCCGGCCTTTTTGCCCTGCTCGACGACGTCGCCACGATCGCCAAGGTTGCCGCCGCGAGCATCGACGACATCGGCGCCGCGGCGTCGAAGGCGGGGGTCAAGGCCGCGGGGGTGGTGGTCGACGATGCCGCGGTGACGCCGCGTTATGTCACCGGCTTTCGGCCCAACCGCGAACTGCCGATCATCTGGCGCATCGCCAAGGGGTCGATGTTCAACAAGCTGGTGCTGATCCTGCCCGCGCTGTTGCTGCTGTCGGCGGTGGCGCAATGGGCGATCACGCCGCTGCTCATGGTCGGCGGCGCCTATCTGTGTTTCGAGGGCGCCGAAAAGCTGTGGCACAGCTTGGCGGCGAAGAAGCACAGCCTGGCCGAAGACGCCGCCGAAGTGGTCGATCCGAACCATGAGGAGGCTATGGTCAAGGGCGCGATCCGCACCGATTTCATCCTGTCGGCCGAAATCATGGTGATCGCGCTCAACGAGGTGCTGGGCGAGGCGATGCCGATGCGCGCCGCGACGCTGGTTGTCGTGGCCATCGCGATTACCATCGCGGTTTACGGCGTCGTCGGGCTGATCGTGAAGATGGACGACATCGGGCTGCATATGGCGAAGGAAGGGCGCCACGCCCGGCGTGTGATCGGGCGTGGGCTGGTCGCCTTCATGCCCAGGCTGCTGGCCGCGCTGGCGACGATCGGCACCGCGGCGATGCTGTGGGTCGGCGGGCAGATTTTCCTCCACGGCCTCGACGAATATCATATCGGCAATCTGGGGCATGGCCTGCACGATTTCGCGCACTCGGTCGCGGGCGGATTGCCGGGCGCCGGGGTGTGGGAATGGCTGATCAACGCGGGCGGCGCGGGCGTGTTCGGGTTGATTCTCGGCGGCGTGATCGTGGCGGCGCTGCATCTGGTGCCGCGTAAAGAGAAGGCGGCTCACTAA
- a CDS encoding ABC transporter ATP-binding protein yields MTEPAKPIIQIQNVSKRFGKVTAVDNVSLDINAGEFFVLLGPSGCGKTTLLRMIAGFELPSEGRILIDGQDMAGIPPNKRPVNMVFQSYAVFPHMSVADNVAYGLRIAGVKGGEVRDRVAEALELVKLGGFEGRMPDQMSGGQRQRVALARSLVMRPKVLLLDEPLSALDAKLRAQMQFELSELQEKVGITFVTVTHDQDEALSMACRIAVIHKGDVSQLATPSDLYEYPANRFVADFVGSVNIFEGKLTLDEPDKAAIDCPGLGKVYLNHGVTGPHGADVWVALRPEKIYLHVPGAGKAVRAAAEDAPDGHNFARGTIKGMSYLGDITLFEIELEAGARIRVSRPNLSRHDQEDFTWDDKVSMHWRADSPVVLLG; encoded by the coding sequence ATGACCGAACCCGCCAAACCGATCATCCAGATCCAGAATGTCTCCAAACGCTTTGGCAAGGTGACCGCGGTCGACAATGTCAGCCTCGACATCAATGCGGGCGAGTTCTTCGTGCTGCTCGGCCCGTCGGGCTGCGGCAAGACGACGCTGCTCCGCATGATCGCGGGGTTCGAGCTGCCGAGCGAGGGGCGGATCTTGATCGACGGGCAGGACATGGCGGGCATCCCGCCGAACAAGCGGCCTGTGAACATGGTGTTCCAAAGCTATGCCGTGTTTCCGCACATGAGCGTCGCCGACAATGTCGCCTATGGCCTCAGGATCGCGGGCGTGAAGGGCGGCGAGGTCAGGGACCGCGTCGCGGAGGCGCTCGAACTGGTCAAGCTCGGCGGGTTCGAGGGCCGGATGCCCGACCAGATGTCGGGCGGGCAGCGCCAGCGCGTTGCGCTCGCGCGCAGCCTGGTCATGCGGCCCAAGGTGCTGCTGCTCGACGAACCCCTGTCGGCGCTCGATGCGAAGCTGCGCGCGCAGATGCAGTTCGAGCTCAGCGAATTGCAGGAAAAGGTCGGCATCACCTTCGTCACCGTGACGCACGATCAGGACGAGGCGCTGTCGATGGCATGCCGGATCGCGGTCATCCACAAAGGCGACGTGTCGCAGCTGGCAACGCCGTCGGACCTTTACGAATATCCCGCCAACCGCTTCGTCGCCGATTTTGTCGGGTCGGTGAACATCTTCGAAGGCAAGCTGACCCTCGACGAACCCGACAAGGCTGCGATCGATTGCCCCGGTCTCGGCAAGGTCTATCTCAACCACGGTGTCACCGGCCCGCACGGCGCCGACGTCTGGGTCGCGCTGCGGCCCGAAAAAATCTACCTCCACGTCCCCGGCGCGGGCAAGGCGGTGCGCGCAGCGGCCGAGGATGCCCCCGACGGGCATAATTTCGCGCGCGGGACGATCAAGGGCATGAGCTATCTCGGCGACATCACGCTGTTCGAAATCGAGCTCGAGGCAGGCGCGCGCATCCGAGTGTCACGCCCGAATCTGTCGCGCCACGACCAGGAGGATTTCACCTGGGACGACAAGGTGTCGATGCACTGGCGTGCCGACAGCCCGGTGGTGTTGCTGGGCTGA
- a CDS encoding ABC transporter permease yields MALFARTARAPLEYSRTLWMRLWVGAVMVFLYAPLVVLMIFSFNDSKRNVVWRGFTTKYYEKALENNQLVEALVNSLTIAALATIVSLVLGATAAVLLWRFRFPLKGVVDGTISLPIIVPEICLGVAFLMFFAGVGWPNDLAWPFNLGAITIAHITFCFPFVTMVVRSRLASFNREQEEAAKDLGASEWQVFRDVLIPHMKPALVAGALLSFTLSLDDFVITYFTSGPDTITFPVKVYSMVRFSVTPEVNAASTLLILLTVVLTFVALKAQGVKAIAETH; encoded by the coding sequence ATGGCGCTCTTTGCCCGCACGGCGCGCGCGCCGCTCGAATATAGCCGGACGCTGTGGATGCGGCTGTGGGTCGGCGCGGTGATGGTCTTTCTCTACGCGCCGCTCGTCGTGCTGATGATCTTCAGCTTCAACGACAGCAAGCGCAACGTCGTGTGGCGCGGCTTCACGACGAAATATTATGAGAAAGCGCTGGAGAATAATCAGCTGGTCGAGGCGCTCGTCAACTCGCTGACCATCGCCGCGCTGGCAACGATCGTCAGCCTTGTCCTTGGCGCCACCGCGGCGGTGCTGCTCTGGCGCTTTCGCTTTCCGCTCAAGGGCGTGGTCGACGGGACGATTTCGCTGCCGATCATCGTTCCCGAAATCTGCCTGGGCGTCGCTTTCCTGATGTTTTTCGCGGGCGTAGGCTGGCCGAACGACCTCGCCTGGCCGTTCAACCTCGGCGCGATCACCATCGCGCACATCACCTTCTGCTTCCCCTTTGTCACGATGGTCGTGCGATCGCGCCTCGCGAGCTTCAACCGCGAGCAGGAGGAAGCGGCGAAGGATCTGGGCGCAAGCGAATGGCAGGTCTTTCGCGACGTGCTGATCCCGCACATGAAACCCGCGCTCGTGGCGGGCGCGCTCCTGTCCTTTACCCTCAGCCTCGACGATTTCGTCATCACCTATTTCACCAGCGGCCCCGACACGATCACCTTCCCGGTAAAGGTCTATTCGATGGTCCGTTTCTCGGTGACGCCCGAGGTCAATGCGGCATCGACCCTGCTCATCCTCCTCACCGTCGTCCTGACCTTCGTTGCGCTGAAAGCGCAGGGCGTGAAAGCCATTGCGGAAACCCACTGA
- a CDS encoding ABC transporter permease → MAEQEWKTNRGVFAAVSLPTLLWVLLFFLIPMAIVWLYSFGENRGLTEIAISGTLDNYKRATEWLYLSIFGKSFAVAALVTLICLIVGFPVAMAITFASEKWRPWLLLGIMLPFWTNLLIRTYALMMLLGTQGFANKGLGVLWEGASWMRTLVGLQPLATWEPVELLFNNFAVVFGLVYVHLPFMVLPLYAALDRLDRSLIEASLDLGAGHFRTIMRIVVPLAAPGIIAGVMITLIPALGAYLTPDLMGGTDSQMIANVIERQFKKANDWPFGAALSFLLIYAMFILIALQSLRRKVPEAR, encoded by the coding sequence CTTCCTCATCCCCATGGCGATCGTCTGGCTCTACAGCTTTGGCGAGAACCGGGGGCTGACCGAGATCGCGATTTCGGGAACGCTCGATAACTACAAGCGCGCGACCGAGTGGCTCTACCTCAGCATTTTCGGCAAGAGTTTCGCGGTCGCGGCGCTCGTCACGCTCATCTGCCTGATCGTCGGCTTTCCGGTGGCGATGGCGATCACCTTTGCCAGCGAGAAATGGCGACCGTGGCTGCTGCTCGGCATCATGCTGCCCTTCTGGACCAACCTGCTTATCCGCACCTATGCGCTGATGATGCTGCTCGGGACGCAGGGTTTCGCCAACAAGGGGCTTGGCGTGCTGTGGGAAGGCGCAAGCTGGATGCGCACGCTCGTCGGGCTCCAGCCGCTCGCGACGTGGGAGCCGGTCGAGCTGCTCTTCAACAATTTCGCGGTCGTCTTCGGGCTGGTCTATGTCCACCTGCCCTTCATGGTGCTGCCGCTCTATGCCGCGCTCGACCGGCTCGACCGCAGCCTGATCGAAGCGAGCCTCGATCTCGGCGCCGGGCATTTCCGCACGATCATGCGGATCGTCGTGCCGCTCGCGGCACCCGGCATCATTGCGGGCGTGATGATCACGCTCATCCCCGCGCTCGGCGCCTATCTTACCCCCGATCTGATGGGCGGCACCGACAGCCAGATGATCGCCAATGTGATCGAACGCCAGTTCAAGAAAGCGAATGACTGGCCCTTCGGCGCGGCGCTATCCTTCCTGCTCATCTATGCGATGTTCATCCTCATCGCGCTGCAATCGCTGCGCCGCAAAGTGCCGGAGGCGCGTTGA